The following proteins come from a genomic window of Myroides odoratus DSM 2801:
- a CDS encoding efflux RND transporter permease subunit encodes MNLIRFALRKPISIMVLVIGLLFFGFKSSKEIQVDILPEMNLPVVYIAHSFNGYTPQQMEGYFTKMYVNMMLFANGIKSIDTKNTQGLTLMKIEFYEGTDMGEAIASISALSNRSVIFLPPGAPPPFIIRFDASSQPVGQLVFRSETKTNNELQDIANFVARPFLIKIPGMTTAPPFGGSPRTIEINIDPNKLRTHQMSPEQIVEAISRQNVTMPSGNVYVGEKNYLTPTNNTLKTVEEFGDIPLFKGQVDNVYLRDVATVKDGADITTGYALVDGKRSVYINIAKSGKASTYDVVQQLKKSIPHIQNNLPDDVKISYEFDQSVNVINAVKSLIVEGVLGALLTGLMVLLFLRDPRGALIVILTIPIAIISSVLFLKLFGQTINIMTLSGLALAIGILVDESTVTIENIHQHFALGKSKVQAIWDACKEIAFPKLLILFSILAVFAPAFMMTGIPGALFMPLAMAIGFAMTVSFLLSQTFVPIMANWIMKYNPEKHAISEEAKGFDKFKNRMVAQIEKLMPLKKIIAVGSIVFALLAVAFMYQNIGKDVLPTVNSSQVQMRITAPEGTRIEHTEMKVKKLLAELEDLFGKDKIAISSAFVGQHPSSFAVSPIYLYNAGPHEASMQIAFKDFSGNTDELKDQIRERIQATLPELKLTFEPIELTEKILSQGTNTPIEIRVSGMMRKMNMMTANKLLTKLKGIDYMRDQQMPISMNYPAYEINIDRVRAAQLGLDAMDIAKSLVATTASSRYTNRNMWVGGMMGIAYDVQVQMPQNQLNSKEELENIPLSKNADRPVLSDVATITESKVLAESYNEGTMGYVTVIANVHKTDLNRAKEDVEKAIAELGELPKGVNVELMGMAPVLDDTMKSLAGGLLVAIVVIFLMLTANFQSFKVSFVILTTVPFVMLGSLLLLKATGSTVNLQSYMGIIMSVGVSIANAVLLINNAETLRKIGWTSTAAAIEATKLRIRPIAMTTLAMIAGMLPMAIGHGEGSEQVAPLGRAVIGGLLASTISVLVILPMVFAWVMNKVNRQSPSLDPEDTESIHYIPTENK; translated from the coding sequence ATGAATTTAATTCGTTTTGCCTTGCGCAAACCGATATCTATTATGGTATTGGTTATAGGCTTGTTGTTCTTTGGATTTAAATCATCCAAAGAGATTCAGGTGGATATTTTACCTGAGATGAATCTACCGGTGGTGTATATTGCCCATTCATTTAATGGATATACGCCACAACAAATGGAAGGTTATTTTACCAAGATGTATGTAAATATGATGCTTTTTGCCAATGGGATTAAAAGTATCGATACTAAAAATACACAAGGATTAACCTTAATGAAAATTGAGTTTTACGAGGGAACAGATATGGGAGAGGCGATTGCTTCTATCTCAGCCCTGTCCAACCGTTCTGTGATTTTCTTACCTCCAGGCGCTCCACCGCCATTCATTATTCGTTTTGATGCCTCTTCTCAACCTGTGGGACAGTTGGTGTTTCGCTCTGAAACAAAAACGAATAACGAATTGCAAGATATCGCCAATTTCGTGGCACGTCCTTTCTTGATTAAAATTCCAGGAATGACGACGGCACCTCCTTTTGGTGGTTCTCCACGTACGATTGAGATTAATATTGATCCGAATAAACTGCGCACGCACCAGATGAGTCCCGAACAAATCGTGGAGGCGATAAGCAGACAAAACGTAACCATGCCATCAGGAAACGTATATGTAGGAGAGAAGAATTACTTGACTCCGACCAATAATACGCTTAAAACGGTGGAAGAATTCGGTGATATTCCGTTGTTTAAAGGACAAGTAGACAACGTTTATTTACGCGATGTTGCTACGGTAAAAGATGGAGCTGATATTACAACAGGATATGCACTTGTGGACGGAAAACGCTCGGTTTACATTAATATTGCCAAGTCAGGGAAAGCCTCTACGTATGATGTTGTACAACAGTTGAAAAAGTCAATTCCACATATTCAGAATAACCTACCGGATGATGTGAAAATTTCGTACGAATTTGACCAATCAGTCAACGTAATTAATGCGGTAAAAAGCTTAATTGTAGAAGGTGTTCTAGGGGCGTTATTAACAGGGTTAATGGTCTTGTTGTTCTTGCGTGACCCAAGAGGAGCCTTGATTGTAATCCTAACGATTCCAATTGCTATTATTTCCTCTGTTTTGTTCTTGAAATTATTTGGACAAACCATCAATATCATGACGTTGTCTGGATTGGCTTTAGCTATTGGTATTTTGGTGGATGAGAGTACGGTAACGATTGAGAATATACACCAGCATTTTGCCCTCGGTAAGAGTAAGGTCCAAGCCATTTGGGATGCTTGTAAAGAGATTGCCTTTCCAAAGCTATTAATTCTATTCAGCATCTTAGCTGTGTTTGCTCCTGCATTCATGATGACGGGTATTCCAGGTGCCTTATTTATGCCTTTGGCTATGGCTATTGGATTTGCGATGACCGTTTCTTTCTTGCTTTCTCAGACGTTTGTGCCTATTATGGCGAACTGGATCATGAAATACAATCCAGAGAAACACGCAATTTCGGAAGAAGCTAAAGGGTTTGATAAATTCAAGAATCGCATGGTGGCTCAAATTGAGAAACTGATGCCCCTGAAGAAAATTATTGCCGTAGGGTCTATTGTATTTGCTTTGTTAGCCGTAGCGTTTATGTACCAAAACATCGGTAAAGACGTTTTGCCAACGGTGAATTCAAGTCAGGTACAAATGCGTATTACTGCACCAGAGGGAACGCGTATTGAGCATACCGAAATGAAGGTGAAAAAGTTATTAGCTGAATTAGAAGATTTATTTGGCAAGGATAAGATTGCTATTTCATCTGCTTTCGTGGGACAACACCCTTCTTCGTTTGCCGTGAGTCCAATCTACCTGTATAATGCAGGTCCACATGAAGCCTCTATGCAGATTGCCTTTAAAGATTTTAGTGGAAATACAGATGAACTAAAGGATCAAATCCGCGAGCGCATTCAGGCGACATTACCTGAATTGAAATTGACGTTTGAACCAATCGAATTGACGGAGAAAATTTTAAGTCAAGGAACGAATACACCAATCGAAATCCGCGTTTCAGGGATGATGCGTAAAATGAATATGATGACTGCTAATAAGCTATTGACGAAGTTGAAGGGCATCGATTATATGCGTGATCAGCAGATGCCCATTTCGATGAATTATCCCGCGTATGAGATTAATATTGATCGTGTTCGCGCCGCTCAATTGGGATTAGATGCAATGGATATTGCTAAATCATTGGTTGCCACAACGGCTTCATCGCGCTATACAAACCGCAATATGTGGGTAGGGGGTATGATGGGAATTGCCTATGACGTACAAGTACAAATGCCCCAAAATCAATTGAATAGCAAAGAAGAGTTAGAGAATATTCCTTTGAGTAAAAATGCAGATCGCCCTGTATTGAGTGATGTAGCAACAATTACGGAGTCTAAAGTATTGGCAGAGAGTTATAACGAAGGAACGATGGGGTATGTTACTGTAATAGCGAACGTGCATAAAACCGACTTGAATCGCGCCAAAGAAGATGTAGAAAAAGCGATTGCTGAATTGGGAGAATTGCCTAAAGGAGTAAACGTAGAATTGATGGGAATGGCACCTGTATTGGATGATACAATGAAAAGTTTAGCCGGTGGTTTATTGGTTGCTATTGTTGTGATTTTCTTGATGCTTACGGCTAATTTTCAATCGTTTAAAGTGTCGTTTGTGATCTTAACTACGGTGCCTTTCGTAATGTTGGGGTCTTTGTTACTGCTCAAAGCAACTGGATCCACAGTGAACTTACAGTCCTACATGGGAATTATCATGTCCGTCGGAGTATCCATTGCGAATGCTGTACTCTTGATTAACAACGCAGAAACGCTGCGCAAGATTGGATGGACCTCTACAGCTGCGGCCATTGAAGCAACTAAATTGCGTATTCGCCCAATTGCCATGACTACTTTAGCGATGATTGCAGGAATGCTACCGATGGCTATCGGACATGGAGAAGGAAGTGAGCAAGTAGCTCCATTAGGACGAGCTGTAATTGGTGGATTGTTAGCCTCAACCATTTCGGTATTGGTGATTTTACCCATGGTATTTGCTTGGGTGATGAATAAAGTAAACAGACAATCTCCTTCTTTAGATCCAGAAGATACCGAAAGCATTCACTATATACCGACTGAAAACAAATAA
- a CDS encoding helix-turn-helix domain-containing protein codes for MKRDLILYVKNMVCPRCITLVQQELLKLEVKVKVVRLGEVELENSITQPMNNEIKERLSQVGFEVLDDAKQIVVEQVKTKIITYVQQKHLSHLNLSDYLASTSSMSYARIARLFVAHTSLTIEKYYILQRIEKVKELISYCELSLEEIAQQLHYKDVSHMSKQFKKTVGIPPSLYRKNQRFERKFLDHIIT; via the coding sequence ATGAAGCGCGATTTAATTTTATATGTGAAAAACATGGTTTGTCCGAGGTGTATTACCTTGGTACAGCAAGAGTTGTTGAAGTTAGAGGTGAAAGTGAAAGTTGTGCGTTTAGGCGAAGTGGAGTTGGAAAACTCCATAACACAACCCATGAATAATGAAATCAAGGAACGATTGTCTCAAGTGGGATTTGAAGTTTTGGATGATGCGAAACAGATTGTGGTTGAACAGGTGAAAACCAAGATTATCACATATGTTCAACAGAAGCATTTATCCCATTTGAATTTATCCGATTATTTGGCTTCTACTTCTTCTATGAGTTATGCGAGAATTGCCCGATTATTTGTAGCACATACGTCCTTAACCATCGAGAAGTATTACATCCTACAACGCATTGAAAAGGTAAAGGAACTGATATCATATTGTGAGTTATCACTGGAAGAAATTGCACAACAATTACATTATAAAGACGTAAGTCACATGAGTAAACAATTTAAAAAAACAGTCGGGATTCCGCCTTCTCTTTATCGGAAGAATCAAAGGTTTGAACGAAAGTTTTTAGATCATATTATTACTTAA
- a CDS encoding DUF2938 domain-containing protein, whose translation MNTILQLIGYSIVIGVSATIFMDLYALVLKKVFNIPSLNYAFLGRWIGHFKHGVFRHANIMQATPIAGERAIGWAAHYFIGITFAFVLLLIWGVAWVSHPTVIPALLIGILTTVAPFFMMQPAFGFGIAASKTPQPQTARLRSLMAHTIYGVGLYLGGLVLHAILFS comes from the coding sequence ATGAATACGATACTACAACTTATAGGATATTCGATAGTTATCGGAGTAAGTGCAACGATTTTTATGGATTTGTATGCCCTTGTATTGAAAAAGGTATTTAATATTCCTTCCCTAAATTATGCATTTTTAGGGAGATGGATTGGTCATTTTAAACACGGAGTATTTCGCCATGCAAACATTATGCAGGCGACACCTATTGCAGGAGAAAGAGCAATTGGATGGGCTGCTCATTACTTCATAGGAATTACTTTTGCCTTTGTTTTATTGCTTATTTGGGGCGTAGCGTGGGTTAGTCACCCAACGGTGATTCCTGCTTTATTAATTGGAATTCTTACTACTGTAGCACCATTCTTTATGATGCAACCAGCCTTTGGTTTTGGTATTGCGGCTTCTAAAACTCCACAACCGCAAACAGCACGACTAAGAAGTTTAATGGCACATACTATTTATGGCGTCGGACTTTACTTGGGTGGGCTTGTACTGCATGCGATATTGTTTAGTTAA
- a CDS encoding helix-turn-helix domain-containing protein yields MKSEDNIKEIHTLEEFKALYFADQEGNIVCEECCTIAYQSGIGFLEIFTLENLSQLPTFMSGRQTRKQFYTMVLITAGEVEEIIGYTKHTFTAGDMYFIGENQLHHIQQWSDDVQGFMCLFDSDYFLLCLKHQIKLNSFPFFQFGQQPFVNLGEREVSMMEHLFWKLNNEKCQKQTFNDDLLVRMFLNIILLEAERIYNHKKVETPFVLSRKEQLVARFQLLVNQKIIVLKQVNEYAALLHVHPHYLNDVVKEITGFPASYFIQKQLIDEIKSRLIQTNDTVAIIAGDLNFTEESYLGRFFKKQVGVTPIQYRKKHKQH; encoded by the coding sequence ATGAAAAGCGAAGATAATATCAAAGAAATTCATACGCTAGAAGAATTTAAAGCGCTGTATTTTGCTGATCAAGAAGGCAATATTGTGTGTGAAGAATGCTGCACGATTGCATATCAAAGTGGCATCGGGTTTTTGGAGATTTTTACGTTGGAAAACTTATCCCAATTGCCCACTTTTATGTCAGGTAGACAAACGAGAAAACAGTTCTATACCATGGTGCTCATCACAGCAGGAGAAGTGGAAGAGATTATTGGGTATACCAAACATACTTTTACCGCTGGGGATATGTATTTTATCGGGGAGAATCAATTGCATCATATTCAGCAATGGAGTGATGATGTACAGGGATTTATGTGTCTTTTTGATTCGGATTATTTCTTACTTTGCCTAAAACACCAAATCAAGTTGAATAGCTTTCCGTTTTTTCAATTCGGTCAGCAGCCATTTGTGAATTTAGGAGAGCGAGAAGTGTCGATGATGGAGCATTTGTTTTGGAAGCTAAACAATGAGAAATGCCAAAAGCAAACCTTTAATGACGACTTGCTTGTACGTATGTTTTTGAATATTATTTTATTGGAAGCAGAACGTATTTACAACCATAAAAAAGTAGAAACGCCCTTTGTCTTATCGCGTAAAGAACAGTTGGTTGCGCGTTTTCAACTTTTAGTGAATCAGAAAATTATAGTACTCAAACAAGTCAATGAGTATGCTGCCTTGTTGCATGTACATCCCCATTATCTCAACGATGTTGTCAAAGAGATAACTGGTTTTCCTGCGAGTTATTTCATCCAAAAACAATTAATTGATGAAATCAAATCAAGGTTAATACAAACCAATGATACTGTGGCTATTATTGCGGGAGATCTCAACTTTACTGAAGAATCCTACCTCGGGCGATTTTTTAAAAAACAAGTGGGAGTTACACCTATTCAGTATAGAAAAAAACACAAGCAACACTAA
- a CDS encoding efflux RND transporter periplasmic adaptor subunit has protein sequence MKRIYITLVSLVVLTACADKKTPETEEKKGETGMMMPGMNNKETVAIEKSNPVVPLQLPGELRADQRTELFAKVNSYVTDLRVDIGDHVKKGQVLMVLEAPEIQAQVSNAQAKWKAQEAMYISTKATYDRTLKANETPGAIAPDYLEQITAKMLADKAQLAATKSAYEEMQNIDQYLVIRAPFDGVITDRQVDKGAYVGPMSKIPLLIVEDIHTLRLNLSIAEANTPYIKEGDTVKFKVRTLPQKEFTGVITRKAGSLDLKLRAEQIQADINNKEQLLKPNMIADVTLQLKREEPSFFVPKSALVESNLGVYVIEVRDGVAYHIKVAKGRVMPMMVEVFGELTAGTQILKMATEEIMHEQKIK, from the coding sequence ATGAAAAGAATATATATAACCCTAGTTAGTTTAGTAGTATTAACTGCTTGTGCAGATAAGAAAACGCCAGAAACGGAAGAGAAAAAAGGCGAAACAGGTATGATGATGCCTGGGATGAATAACAAAGAAACGGTGGCCATTGAGAAGAGCAATCCTGTGGTTCCTTTACAGTTACCTGGTGAATTGAGAGCCGATCAACGCACGGAACTATTTGCGAAAGTAAATAGTTATGTGACAGATTTGCGAGTAGATATTGGAGATCACGTAAAAAAGGGACAAGTATTAATGGTGTTAGAAGCACCTGAGATTCAGGCTCAAGTATCCAATGCTCAAGCGAAGTGGAAAGCCCAAGAAGCAATGTATATTTCGACCAAAGCCACGTACGATCGCACCCTAAAAGCGAATGAAACACCGGGTGCAATTGCTCCGGATTACTTAGAGCAGATTACAGCCAAAATGTTAGCAGATAAAGCACAGTTAGCGGCAACAAAATCAGCCTATGAAGAGATGCAAAATATTGATCAGTATTTGGTTATTCGAGCACCTTTTGATGGAGTTATTACAGATAGACAGGTCGATAAAGGCGCTTATGTGGGGCCAATGAGTAAAATACCGTTGCTTATTGTAGAAGATATTCATACGCTGCGCTTAAACTTGTCTATTGCAGAGGCCAATACACCTTATATCAAAGAAGGGGATACAGTTAAGTTTAAAGTGAGAACCTTGCCTCAAAAGGAATTTACAGGTGTGATAACTCGAAAAGCGGGGAGTTTAGATTTGAAACTGCGTGCAGAGCAAATCCAAGCAGATATCAACAACAAAGAACAGCTGTTGAAACCCAATATGATTGCGGATGTAACCCTACAACTAAAAAGAGAGGAACCGAGTTTCTTTGTGCCTAAATCAGCCTTAGTAGAAAGTAATTTAGGTGTCTATGTTATTGAAGTACGAGATGGGGTTGCCTATCATATAAAAGTAGCCAAAGGAAGAGTAATGCCAATGATGGTTGAGGTTTTTGGCGAATTAACTGCAGGAACACAAATCCTGAAGATGGCAACAGAAGAAATTATGCATGAACAAAAAATTAAATAA
- a CDS encoding DUF4878 domain-containing protein — protein MKKIAMVLSLGLLLASCSQGPKDVAIKFTENVAKGKIDEAKKYATEPTGKLLEMAVSFGGLPVEPETKIEFVKDSIVDSKAWVTVKNQKGKESEVTLVKMDGKWLVNMEPQK, from the coding sequence ATGAAAAAAATTGCAATGGTATTGTCTTTAGGACTTTTATTGGCTTCTTGTTCTCAAGGGCCCAAAGATGTAGCGATTAAGTTTACAGAGAATGTAGCTAAGGGAAAAATAGATGAAGCGAAAAAATACGCAACAGAACCTACAGGGAAATTATTAGAAATGGCGGTATCTTTTGGTGGATTACCAGTTGAGCCTGAGACAAAAATAGAGTTTGTAAAAGATTCTATTGTAGATAGTAAAGCATGGGTAACAGTGAAAAATCAAAAAGGAAAAGAATCAGAAGTTACCTTAGTGAAAATGGATGGAAAATGGTTGGTCAATATGGAACCTCAAAAATAA
- a CDS encoding TolC family protein, which produces MKFNTIACVVLWCAASAVSAQTLTLEQAIEQVTQRYPLIKSKEAQLQASIYNTQNQKGNYFPDLTFGAQQSYGTINAQNGPLYAYGGLGSAATSMPLAEQNWNAAFGSLYFANVNWNLFSFGKTRQGVAMTKAQQGVAQQDLAQEIFKQQVKASATYFNLLAAQRIVEVQQRNLERAKVFYTVTAAKVKSGLIAQVDERLAQAEVAFAETTYIKAYDKELEWDKQLSDLLDIERQSYELDSLFYTAKPLVFEQEYTLEHHPILQWQEQRVKQSQTMEKLVHRGSLPQLNAFGIIQGRGSGFDWNYVQDNTAFTKNYSNGVGIDRSNYLVGLQLTWNISHFFRTTSKVKEQEKISQSLQEEYAKMDRELTNQVLLTKEQYDNAASILTHSTIEVQAATVAFNQQQALYENGLSDLVAFTQALYTLQRAEIAFEVAQNNIWQALLMQASAQGDIQLLVNAIPQK; this is translated from the coding sequence ATGAAATTCAATACAATAGCGTGCGTTGTTTTATGGTGTGCAGCAAGTGCTGTATCTGCCCAAACACTTACTTTGGAACAGGCCATTGAGCAAGTTACCCAACGCTATCCCCTCATAAAAAGTAAAGAAGCCCAACTACAAGCTTCCATTTACAATACCCAAAACCAAAAGGGAAATTATTTTCCAGATTTAACGTTCGGTGCTCAACAAAGCTACGGAACAATTAATGCACAAAACGGACCTTTATATGCCTATGGCGGATTAGGCTCTGCAGCTACTTCTATGCCTTTGGCAGAACAGAATTGGAATGCAGCCTTTGGATCGTTGTATTTTGCCAATGTCAATTGGAATTTATTTTCCTTTGGTAAAACACGCCAAGGCGTAGCCATGACAAAAGCCCAACAAGGCGTCGCTCAACAGGACCTGGCTCAAGAGATTTTCAAGCAGCAAGTGAAGGCGAGTGCCACTTATTTTAATTTACTAGCAGCACAACGCATTGTTGAGGTACAACAGCGAAATCTAGAGCGCGCAAAAGTGTTCTATACAGTTACGGCTGCAAAAGTAAAGAGTGGATTAATTGCTCAAGTTGATGAGCGCTTGGCGCAAGCTGAAGTAGCTTTTGCTGAAACGACCTACATTAAAGCGTATGACAAGGAATTAGAATGGGACAAACAACTTTCTGATTTATTGGATATCGAGCGTCAATCGTATGAATTAGATTCGCTTTTCTATACAGCGAAGCCGCTGGTATTTGAACAAGAATATACCTTAGAGCATCATCCCATTTTACAATGGCAAGAACAACGCGTGAAGCAAAGCCAAACGATGGAAAAACTCGTACATCGCGGTAGCTTACCTCAGTTGAACGCATTTGGAATTATTCAAGGTAGAGGCTCTGGTTTCGATTGGAACTACGTACAAGATAATACTGCATTTACTAAGAACTACAGCAATGGCGTAGGAATTGATCGCAGTAATTATTTGGTAGGATTGCAGTTGACGTGGAATATTTCGCATTTTTTCCGAACAACATCCAAAGTAAAAGAGCAAGAAAAAATTTCTCAAAGCTTGCAAGAGGAATATGCAAAAATGGATCGTGAATTAACAAACCAAGTGTTGTTAACGAAAGAGCAGTATGATAATGCGGCGAGCATTTTGACACACAGTACAATTGAAGTACAGGCGGCTACTGTTGCTTTTAATCAGCAACAAGCCTTGTATGAAAATGGGTTGAGCGATTTAGTTGCTTTTACTCAAGCTTTGTACACGTTACAACGTGCTGAAATTGCATTTGAAGTGGCTCAAAATAACATTTGGCAAGCACTTTTAATGCAGGCTTCTGCTCAAGGAGATATTCAACTTTTAGTCAACGCTATTCCCCAAAAATAA
- a CDS encoding YiiX/YebB-like N1pC/P60 family cysteine hydrolase, whose protein sequence is MIVRQGTGYFSDLFRQMGSRDKKYSHIGIISKEQDSIFVYHIEADEFTGEGFALREQVSSFINKAKTYTFFENQMDSIARNAMLNKAKEYVQLKVKFDLNFNAEDDDKLYCTELVAKSINYGLDSVYITPTASLKGRLFYGLDDIYSKDVFKEIK, encoded by the coding sequence TTGATTGTTCGACAAGGAACAGGGTATTTCTCAGATCTTTTTAGACAAATGGGATCTCGGGATAAGAAATATTCACATATCGGTATTATCAGTAAAGAGCAAGATTCTATTTTTGTTTATCATATTGAAGCCGATGAATTTACAGGTGAGGGATTCGCTTTAAGGGAACAGGTGAGTAGCTTTATCAACAAGGCTAAAACCTATACTTTTTTTGAGAATCAAATGGATTCGATAGCTCGAAACGCAATGTTGAATAAAGCGAAAGAATACGTTCAATTAAAAGTGAAATTTGATCTAAATTTTAATGCAGAGGATGATGATAAGCTGTATTGTACCGAATTAGTTGCAAAATCAATTAATTACGGCTTAGATTCAGTATACATCACACCAACAGCAAGTCTAAAAGGACGTCTTTTCTACGGATTAGATGATATTTATTCCAAAGACGTTTTTAAAGAAATAAAATAA